GGAGTCGGTCGTGCGGGCCGCCCGCTACGGGATGCCGCTCATGATGGCGATCATCGGCGGGCCCGCGCACCGCTTCGCCCCGCTGGCCGACCTCTACCGCCGGGCCCTGACGGAGCTGGGTCAGGGGGACCTGCCGATCGGCGTCCACTCGCCAGGCCACGTCGCGGACACCGACGCGCGGGCGCGCGAGGAGCTGTGGCCGCACTACGAGGCGATGTACTCCCGCCTCGGCCGCGAGCGCGGCTGGGGCCCGACGACCCGCGCCCACTTCGAGGCCGAGGCCGACGAGGGCGCGCTCTACGTCGGCTCCCCGGAGACCGTCGCGCGCAAGATCGCCGAGTCGGTCCGGGCCCTGGGCATCCGCCGGTTCGACCTCAAGTACGCCACGGGCCCCATGCCGCA
The window above is part of the Motilibacter aurantiacus genome. Proteins encoded here:
- a CDS encoding LLM class flavin-dependent oxidoreductase; protein product: ESVVRAARYGMPLMMAIIGGPAHRFAPLADLYRRALTELGQGDLPIGVHSPGHVADTDARAREELWPHYEAMYSRLGRERGWGPTTRAHFEAEADEGALYVGSPETVARKIAESVRALGIRRFDLKYATGPMPHAQLVRSIELYGTKVGPMVRDMLA